One region of Aurantimonas sp. HBX-1 genomic DNA includes:
- a CDS encoding quinoprotein dehydrogenase-associated SoxYZ-like carrier, translating into MSKTHGRSRFLTGAAGLSLACLAIALAAPPSRAETASTPEAAAAASPSSWASLKGDLFGDRELVEGSDAVSIEAPDRATDPAIVPVTLRLDPAKAIRKVTLVIDENPAPVAATFDIAENAGVTQLSTRVRVNEYTDIHAIAEAADGTLYVTSKFVKAAGGCAAPAAKDPEVAAREMGQMKLRFFEAPADSTEREAQLMIRHPNNSGLQKDQVTLLYIPAHFVSELEVTRGGERLFSMTGGISISEDPSFRFTYAGDAAAPFHARAVDTDGNVFEKSFAPGQS; encoded by the coding sequence ATGTCGAAGACCCATGGAAGAAGCAGGTTCCTGACGGGGGCGGCGGGCCTGTCCCTCGCCTGCCTCGCGATCGCCCTCGCGGCGCCCCCATCGCGGGCCGAGACGGCCTCCACGCCGGAGGCCGCGGCGGCCGCCAGCCCCTCGAGCTGGGCGAGCCTCAAGGGCGACCTGTTCGGCGATCGCGAACTGGTCGAGGGCAGCGATGCGGTCAGCATCGAGGCGCCCGACCGCGCCACCGACCCGGCGATCGTGCCGGTCACGCTCCGGCTCGATCCGGCAAAGGCCATCCGCAAGGTGACGCTGGTGATCGACGAGAACCCGGCGCCCGTCGCCGCGACCTTCGACATCGCCGAGAACGCCGGGGTGACGCAGCTGTCGACGCGGGTGCGGGTCAACGAATACACCGACATCCACGCCATCGCCGAGGCCGCCGACGGCACGCTCTACGTCACCAGCAAGTTCGTGAAGGCGGCCGGCGGCTGTGCTGCCCCGGCGGCGAAGGATCCCGAGGTCGCCGCCCGCGAGATGGGCCAGATGAAGCTGCGCTTCTTCGAGGCGCCGGCGGATTCGACCGAGCGCGAGGCGCAGCTGATGATCCGGCATCCGAACAATTCCGGCCTGCAGAAGGACCAGGTGACGCTGCTCTATATCCCGGCGCATTTCGTCAGCGAGCTGGAAGTCACCCGCGGCGGCGAGCGCCTCTTCTCGATGACCGGCGGTATCTCGATCTCCGAGGATCCGAGCTTCCGCTTCACCTATGCGGGCGATGCGGCAGCGCCCTTCCATGCGCGCGCCGTCGACACCGACGGCAATGTCTTCGAGAAGAGCTTCGCCCCCGGCCAGAGCTGA
- a CDS encoding quinoprotein relay system zinc metallohydrolase 2, whose amino-acid sequence MFRLSPVVAALLAGLLVATAAPAAPAAAPLPVTEVAPGVFVHAGAVAQTSPGNRGDIANIGFVVGESAVAVIDSGGSVAVAESALAAIRQVTDLPVRYLINTHMHPDHVFGNQVFAGIGATIIGHRRLPAALSARADFYRQSMREQLGAELAGAVTITLPDETVEREQRIDLGGRTLLLRAWETAHTDNDLTVLDEATGTLFAGDLLFMQHVPVLDGSIKGWLAQLPELAALDAERVVPGHGPPSAPWPQALEAQTAYLEALAADLRAAIAAGVPIAEAVDGAAAGQAGNWRLFEAYNPRNATAAFAELEWE is encoded by the coding sequence ATGTTCCGGCTTTCCCCCGTCGTCGCCGCCCTGCTGGCCGGCCTGCTCGTCGCCACCGCCGCACCGGCCGCGCCGGCCGCCGCGCCGCTGCCGGTGACCGAGGTGGCGCCCGGCGTATTCGTCCATGCGGGCGCCGTGGCGCAGACCTCGCCGGGCAACCGCGGCGACATCGCCAATATCGGCTTCGTCGTCGGCGAGTCCGCGGTGGCGGTGATCGACAGCGGCGGCAGCGTCGCGGTGGCCGAGTCGGCGCTCGCCGCCATCCGGCAGGTGACCGACCTGCCCGTCCGCTATCTCATCAACACCCACATGCATCCGGACCATGTGTTCGGGAACCAGGTCTTCGCCGGCATCGGCGCCACCATCATCGGCCATCGCCGGCTGCCGGCGGCGCTGTCGGCCCGCGCCGACTTCTACCGCCAGTCGATGCGCGAGCAGCTCGGCGCGGAGCTCGCCGGGGCGGTCACCATCACCCTTCCGGACGAGACGGTCGAACGCGAGCAGCGGATCGACCTCGGCGGCCGCACTTTGCTGCTCCGGGCCTGGGAGACGGCCCATACCGACAACGACCTCACCGTGCTCGACGAGGCGACCGGCACGCTGTTTGCCGGCGACCTCCTGTTCATGCAGCACGTCCCGGTGCTCGACGGCTCGATCAAGGGTTGGCTCGCCCAGCTCCCGGAACTCGCCGCGCTGGACGCCGAGCGCGTGGTGCCCGGCCACGGCCCGCCGAGCGCGCCCTGGCCGCAGGCGCTGGAGGCGCAGACCGCCTATCTGGAAGCGCTCGCCGCCGATCTGCGCGCCGCCATCGCCGCCGGCGTGCCGATCGCCGAAGCGGTCGACGGAGCGGCCGCGGGCCAAGCCGGCAACTGGCGGCTCTTCGAGGCCTACAACCCGCGCAACGCCACCGCCGCCTTCGCGGAACTCGAGTGGGAATAG
- a CDS encoding methanol/ethanol family PQQ-dependent dehydrogenase, with amino-acid sequence MLKTLTKAALASSLLVSFGAVASANEALMDLQDDATQWVMPTGNYANQRYSTLDAINKDNVGDMVPAWTFSTGVLRGHEGNPLVVGNTMYVHTPFPNIVYALDLNDEGSIKWKYEPKQDPSVIPVMCCDTVNRGVAYAPAQGEGGKNLVILHQADTTVVALDAETGEQVWSVQNGDPSKGETGTAAPMVFKDKVLIGISGGEFGVRGSVTAYNLSDGKQAWRAYSTGPDDEMLFDPEKTMSLGKPVGADSSLKSWEGDQWQIGGGTTWGWFAYDPELNLIYYGTGNPSTWNPAQRPGDNKWSMTIMARDADTGVAKWVYQMTPHDEWDFDGVNEMILADIDVGGTERKALVHFDRNGFAYTLDRETGELLVAKKYDPAVNWATEVVMDPNSDQYGRPQVVAEYSTEQNGEDVNSTGICPAALGTKDQQPAAFSPETKLFYVPTNHVCMDYEPFRVAYTAGQPYVGATLSMYPAPDSHGGMGNFIAWDAGTGEIKWSLPEQFSVWSGALATAGDIVFYGTLEGYLKAVDAETGDELYKFKTPSGIIGNVMTYEHEGQQYVGILSGIGGWAGIGLAAGLTDPNAGLGAVGGYAALSKYTALGGQLTVFTVPDQTASAAPAATPASAPADAAAPATNN; translated from the coding sequence ATGTTGAAAACACTTACGAAAGCGGCGCTTGCTTCGAGCCTGCTCGTATCGTTCGGGGCCGTCGCCTCGGCGAACGAGGCGCTCATGGACCTGCAGGACGACGCCACGCAGTGGGTCATGCCCACCGGCAACTACGCCAACCAGCGCTATTCGACGCTCGACGCCATCAACAAGGACAATGTCGGCGACATGGTCCCCGCCTGGACCTTCTCGACCGGCGTGCTGCGCGGCCACGAGGGCAACCCGCTCGTCGTCGGCAACACGATGTACGTCCACACCCCATTCCCGAACATCGTCTACGCGCTCGACCTCAACGACGAGGGCTCGATCAAGTGGAAATACGAGCCGAAGCAGGATCCGAGCGTCATCCCGGTGATGTGCTGCGACACCGTCAACCGCGGCGTGGCCTATGCGCCGGCGCAGGGTGAGGGCGGCAAGAACCTGGTCATCCTCCACCAGGCCGACACCACCGTCGTGGCGCTCGACGCCGAGACCGGCGAGCAGGTCTGGTCGGTGCAGAACGGCGACCCGTCCAAGGGCGAGACCGGCACGGCCGCCCCGATGGTGTTCAAGGACAAGGTCCTGATCGGCATCTCCGGCGGCGAGTTCGGCGTACGCGGTTCGGTGACCGCCTACAACCTCTCGGACGGCAAGCAGGCATGGCGTGCCTACTCGACCGGTCCGGACGACGAGATGCTGTTCGATCCCGAGAAGACCATGTCGCTCGGCAAGCCGGTCGGCGCCGACTCCTCGCTGAAGAGCTGGGAAGGCGACCAGTGGCAGATCGGCGGCGGCACGACCTGGGGCTGGTTCGCCTACGATCCGGAACTCAACCTGATCTACTACGGCACCGGCAACCCCTCGACCTGGAACCCGGCACAGCGCCCGGGCGACAACAAGTGGTCGATGACCATCATGGCCCGCGATGCGGACACCGGCGTGGCCAAGTGGGTCTACCAGATGACCCCGCATGACGAGTGGGACTTCGACGGCGTCAACGAGATGATCCTCGCGGACATCGACGTCGGCGGCACCGAGCGCAAGGCGCTCGTCCACTTCGACCGCAACGGCTTCGCCTACACGCTGGATCGCGAGACCGGCGAACTGCTGGTGGCCAAGAAGTACGATCCGGCCGTCAACTGGGCGACCGAAGTCGTCATGGACCCGAACTCGGACCAGTACGGCCGGCCGCAGGTCGTCGCCGAATACTCGACCGAGCAGAACGGCGAAGACGTGAACTCCACCGGCATCTGCCCGGCGGCACTCGGCACCAAGGACCAGCAGCCGGCGGCCTTCTCGCCGGAGACCAAGCTGTTCTACGTCCCGACCAACCACGTCTGCATGGACTACGAGCCGTTCCGCGTCGCCTACACGGCGGGCCAGCCCTATGTGGGCGCGACCCTGTCGATGTATCCGGCTCCGGACAGCCACGGCGGCATGGGCAACTTCATTGCCTGGGACGCCGGCACGGGCGAGATCAAGTGGTCGCTGCCCGAGCAGTTCTCGGTGTGGTCGGGCGCTCTGGCGACAGCCGGCGACATCGTCTTCTACGGTACGCTGGAAGGCTACCTGAAGGCGGTCGACGCGGAGACGGGCGACGAACTGTACAAGTTCAAGACCCCGTCGGGCATCATCGGCAACGTGATGACCTACGAGCATGAAGGCCAGCAGTATGTCGGCATCCTGTCCGGCATCGGCGGCTGGGCCGGCATCGGCCTCGCGGCCGGCCTCACCGACCCCAACGCCGGTCTCGGCGCGGTCGGCGGCTACGCGGCCCTGTCGAAGTACACGGCGCTCGGCGGCCAGCTGACGGTCTTCACCGTTCCGGATCAGACCGCTTCGGCGGCGCCGGCGGCGACCCCGGCTTCGGCTCCGGCCGACGCGGCGGCTCCGGCCACCAACAACTAA
- a CDS encoding c-type cytochrome, methanol metabolism-related gives MTYRLIALASAVFLSTTSLAGAQGAGTTVVPAGQEAPAAGATAPTGGGAAAASTAPAAAEAPAAAAAPAAGEAPAAAEAPAAAEAPAAAAAAPAEGGAPVMATAEGMQPDAHPSKDTATAGNEPTEGDMGKWVDPAGNPTYNIAADGKVDWYAWRGYKKYGANCLQCHGPDGMGSSFAPNLTEQLQNLSYFDFVGIVVSGQQNKWHPQNSVMPAWGEDPNVMCSLDAIYIYLRGRADGVIGRGEPPRPEKNDAAQKAEYDCLGF, from the coding sequence ATGACGTATAGACTGATCGCCCTTGCCAGTGCCGTGTTCCTCTCGACGACCAGTCTGGCCGGCGCCCAGGGTGCCGGCACGACCGTCGTTCCGGCGGGGCAGGAAGCACCGGCCGCGGGCGCGACGGCGCCGACGGGCGGCGGCGCTGCGGCAGCCAGCACCGCGCCGGCCGCGGCGGAAGCGCCAGCCGCCGCCGCGGCGCCGGCTGCCGGCGAGGCGCCTGCTGCTGCAGAAGCGCCCGCAGCGGCCGAAGCACCGGCCGCGGCCGCCGCAGCGCCGGCCGAAGGTGGCGCCCCGGTGATGGCCACCGCCGAGGGCATGCAGCCCGACGCCCATCCTTCCAAGGACACGGCGACGGCGGGCAACGAGCCCACCGAAGGCGACATGGGCAAGTGGGTCGACCCGGCCGGCAACCCGACCTACAATATCGCCGCTGACGGCAAGGTCGACTGGTACGCCTGGCGCGGCTATAAGAAATACGGCGCCAACTGCCTGCAGTGCCACGGTCCGGACGGCATGGGCTCGTCCTTTGCTCCGAACCTCACCGAGCAGCTGCAGAACCTGAGCTATTTCGACTTCGTCGGGATCGTCGTCAGCGGCCAGCAGAACAAGTGGCATCCGCAGAACTCGGTCATGCCGGCCTGGGGCGAGGATCCGAACGTGATGTGTTCGCTCGACGCCATCTATATTTATCTGCGCGGCCGCGCCGATGGCGTGATCGGCCGTGGCGAACCGCCGCGTCCGGAGAAGAACGATGCAGCCCAGAAGGCGGAGTACGACTGCCTGGGATTCTGA
- a CDS encoding substrate-binding domain-containing protein, which translates to MKRLISIVAGAASIILLAAPIAAKAQDREFGGEIELVDPDVLRVCADPNNMPFSNQAEEGFEQAIARFLAEKLGRKSVSYAYFPQATGFVRMTLGANACDLIISYPQGDELVQNTNAYYRTAYALVYPSGGDLEGVESLSDPKLKDKRVGIIAGTPPGSYLARAGLMGKAKAYHLMIDTRVDNSAKAMIDDLESGEIDAAVLWGPMAGYYAKQAERDYTVVPLHKEPGGAAMAFRITMGVRPADQEWKRTLNRAIAEYQDEINEILLSYGVPLLDEQDNPILSKAGETPQEAPDPDGGAAPAAGSAQ; encoded by the coding sequence ATGAAACGACTCATCTCCATCGTCGCCGGCGCCGCGAGCATCATCCTGCTCGCGGCGCCCATCGCGGCAAAGGCGCAGGACCGCGAGTTCGGCGGCGAGATCGAACTCGTCGACCCGGACGTCCTGCGGGTCTGCGCCGACCCCAACAACATGCCGTTCTCGAACCAGGCGGAAGAAGGGTTCGAGCAGGCGATCGCGCGCTTCCTGGCGGAAAAGCTCGGCCGGAAATCGGTGTCCTACGCCTATTTCCCGCAAGCTACCGGCTTCGTGCGGATGACGCTCGGCGCCAATGCCTGCGACCTGATCATCAGCTACCCGCAGGGTGACGAGCTGGTCCAGAACACCAATGCCTACTACCGGACGGCCTATGCGCTGGTCTATCCCAGCGGCGGCGACCTGGAGGGCGTCGAGTCCCTCTCGGACCCGAAGCTGAAGGACAAGCGGGTCGGCATCATCGCCGGCACGCCGCCGGGCAGCTACCTGGCGCGAGCCGGGCTGATGGGCAAGGCCAAGGCCTACCATCTGATGATCGACACCCGCGTCGACAACTCCGCCAAGGCGATGATCGACGATCTCGAATCAGGCGAGATCGACGCCGCGGTGCTCTGGGGTCCGATGGCCGGCTACTACGCCAAGCAGGCCGAGCGCGACTACACCGTCGTGCCGCTGCACAAGGAACCGGGCGGGGCCGCCATGGCCTTCCGGATCACCATGGGCGTGCGGCCGGCCGACCAGGAATGGAAGCGGACGCTGAACCGCGCCATCGCCGAGTATCAGGACGAGATCAACGAGATCCTCTTGTCCTACGGCGTGCCGCTCCTCGACGAACAGGACAACCCGATCCTGTCGAAGGCGGGTGAGACGCCGCAGGAAGCGCCGGATCCCGACGGCGGTGCGGCGCCTGCCGCGGGCAGCGCGCAATGA
- a CDS encoding PQQ-dependent catabolism-associated CXXCW motif protein: MKRPRPALLRLAAATIAAACLALPGPGGRAAAAGPAVAETAAASPVPEPDGYRMDEYRAPVPATLSGGTVVDTQAAKALHDRGVPFVDVLPRAPRPKNLPEGTIWRPKERANIPGSLWLVDTGYGELPPVMENYLMRGLARVTGGDKSAPVVIYCQRDCWMSWNAARRAIAAGYTAVHWYPDGTEGWAEAGLPLVAAEPEPRPDE, encoded by the coding sequence ATGAAACGGCCGCGGCCGGCGCTCCTGCGCCTCGCCGCGGCCACCATCGCGGCCGCTTGCCTGGCGTTGCCCGGACCGGGCGGAAGGGCTGCCGCCGCCGGACCCGCCGTGGCGGAGACCGCCGCGGCATCGCCGGTTCCCGAACCCGACGGCTACCGCATGGACGAGTACCGCGCCCCGGTGCCGGCGACCCTGTCGGGCGGCACCGTCGTGGACACGCAAGCGGCCAAGGCGCTGCATGATCGCGGCGTCCCCTTCGTCGACGTCCTGCCGCGCGCGCCCCGCCCGAAGAACCTTCCGGAAGGCACGATCTGGCGGCCCAAGGAACGGGCGAACATTCCCGGCTCGCTGTGGCTGGTCGATACCGGCTACGGGGAACTGCCGCCGGTCATGGAAAACTATCTGATGCGCGGGCTCGCCAGGGTCACCGGCGGCGACAAGAGCGCCCCGGTGGTGATCTATTGCCAGCGCGATTGCTGGATGAGTTGGAACGCCGCGAGACGGGCGATCGCCGCCGGCTACACCGCCGTCCACTGGTATCCCGACGGCACCGAAGGCTGGGCGGAAGCCGGCCTGCCGCTGGTGGCGGCGGAGCCGGAGCCCCGGCCGGACGAGTGA
- a CDS encoding DUF2171 domain-containing protein, whose product MSHDIQPHMEVIGADGTHVGTVDRVENDRIKLTKADAGEGSHRGHHHFIPMGLVAEVEGDKVRLSANADVAVSFEEEGDSSPAA is encoded by the coding sequence ATGAGCCACGATATCCAGCCGCACATGGAAGTCATCGGTGCCGACGGCACGCATGTCGGCACCGTCGACCGCGTCGAGAACGACCGCATCAAGCTGACCAAGGCCGATGCCGGCGAAGGCTCGCATCGCGGCCATCACCACTTCATTCCGATGGGGCTGGTCGCTGAGGTCGAGGGCGACAAGGTCCGCCTGTCGGCCAATGCGGACGTTGCCGTCAGCTTCGAGGAAGAAGGCGATTCCTCACCCGCCGCCTGA
- a CDS encoding ABC transporter permease, whose amino-acid sequence MNSLAPARSDAGTPRGFPLSAYVICCRGVVWREALRFLHQRGRFVSALVRPLLWLFIFAAGFRQVLGVSIVPPYVTYILYEVYITPGLVGMILLFNGMQSSLSMVYDRETGTMKTLLVSPLPRWFLLVSKLAAGVAVGVLQVYVFFVIAWFWEVRPPWQGYLYVLPALILAGLMLGALGMLLSSLVQQLENFAGVMNFVIFPMYFASSALYPLWRVQESSPLLYTICLFNPFTHAVELVRFALYRQFNLEAFAIVLGCTIAFLGAAILAYDPSRGLISRKRQAA is encoded by the coding sequence GTGAACAGTCTCGCCCCCGCCCGTTCCGACGCCGGCACACCCCGCGGCTTCCCGCTCTCGGCCTACGTCATCTGCTGCCGCGGCGTCGTCTGGCGCGAGGCGCTGCGCTTCCTGCACCAGCGCGGCCGCTTCGTCTCGGCGCTGGTGCGCCCGCTGCTCTGGCTGTTCATCTTCGCCGCCGGCTTCCGCCAGGTGCTCGGCGTCTCGATCGTGCCGCCTTACGTCACCTACATCCTCTACGAGGTCTACATCACGCCCGGCCTCGTCGGCATGATCCTCTTGTTCAACGGCATGCAGTCGTCGCTGTCGATGGTCTACGACCGCGAGACCGGCACGATGAAGACGCTCCTGGTCTCGCCGCTGCCGCGCTGGTTCCTGCTGGTCTCCAAGCTCGCCGCCGGCGTCGCGGTGGGCGTGCTCCAGGTCTACGTGTTCTTCGTCATCGCCTGGTTCTGGGAGGTGCGGCCGCCCTGGCAGGGTTATCTCTACGTCCTGCCGGCGCTGATCCTCGCCGGGCTGATGCTCGGCGCGCTCGGCATGCTGCTCTCCTCGCTGGTGCAGCAGCTGGAGAATTTCGCCGGCGTCATGAACTTCGTGATCTTCCCGATGTATTTCGCCTCGTCGGCGCTCTATCCGCTCTGGCGCGTGCAGGAATCGAGCCCGCTGCTCTACACGATCTGCCTGTTCAACCCGTTCACCCACGCGGTGGAACTCGTCCGCTTCGCGCTCTATCGTCAGTTCAACCTCGAGGCCTTCGCCATCGTCCTCGGCTGCACGATCGCGTTCCTCGGCGCCGCGATCCTCGCCTACGACCCGTCGCGCGGCCTGATCAGCCGCAAGCGGCAGGCCGCGTGA